The nucleotide window tagagagcctaCACATCACAGCCGGAGTCCATGCACCAAAAAGAAAGATCCCTCATGATGAAACGAAGATCCTGTGTCCTGCAACAAAGATCTGACAGTCaaataataagtaatttttaaaaagaatctaagAAGTAAATAAGTAGCGAGATAGTCCCTATTCACAGATAAAAGACTCAATGCCGTCAAGATCTCAGTTCTTCCCAGCTTCATCCACAtctattcaatgcaatcccaatcaaaatcctagCAAGTCATCTTTCACCTTGCATAGCACCTAGCAGAGTGTCAGGTCCACGGTAGGCTCAATGAAAGTGAAGTAAGCGTAAGTTGTGGTGGAAAGCCAGCTCCGAAGTCCTGGGGCAAAAGTGGGAATATACAGAAAGTGCGCTGGACAAACTTGCATGATTAAGAAAACCCAAGTACTAACTGGACATCTTGAACAGAAACCAAGAACTCAGTGACCTTACAGATGTGTCTCACCTCTGTCATTCTCTGTATATTAGTTTCCTCTACCTGATGGGAACCAACACCACGAGCCTCACCTAATCCCAACTTCCCACAGTTTTTCGGAGAAGAGAGTCTCACTCTCATCCtcatggtgtggtcactcacttaagagccagacatcctggagtgtgaagtcaagtgggccttaggaagcattactatgaacaaagctagtggagatgatggaattccagctgagctatttcaaatcctaaaaaaaaaatgatgctgttaaagttctgtattcaatatgccagcaaacttggaaaactcagcaatggccataggactggaataggttttcattacaatcccaaagaaggggaatggcaaagaatattcaaactactgtacaactgcactcatttcacatgctagcaaggtaatgctcaaaatccttcaagctaggcttcaacagtacatgaacctagaacttacagatgtacaagatggatttagaaaaggcaaaggaaccagagatcaaattgccaacatctgctggatcacagaaaaagcaagagagttctagaaaaacatctacttctgcttcattgactatgactaaagcctttgattgtgtggatcacaataaactgtaaaaaattcttaaagataagaataccagaccactttacctgcctcctgagaaacctgtatgcaggtcaagaagcaacagttagaacccaacATAGAataaaggactggttcaaaactaggAAAGGAGTAAGTTAAGGCTGTActctgtcaccttgcttatttaacttatatgcagagtacattatgtgaaatgccagcctggatgaatcataagctggaatcaagattgccagcagaaatataaactacctcagatatgcagatgatagcaccctAATGGCACAAAGcggaaaagaactaaagagcctcttgatgaaggtgaaagagaagagtggaaaagctggcttaaaactcaacatgctcactccttggaaggaaagctatgacaaacctagacaactattaaaaagcagagacatcactttgccaacaaaggtccgtatgttcaaagctatggttcttccagtagtcatgtacggatgtgagttggaccataaagaaggatgagcactgaaaaattggtgctttcaaactgtggtgctggagaagactcttgagagtcccttggacagcaaggatatcaaaccagtcagtcctaaagaaatcaaccctggatattcattggaaggactgatgctgaagctccaatattttggctatgtgatgtgaagagctgactcatgggaacaGATGCTAGTAAAGACTTAGGGCAGGAGAAgcggcgacagaggataagatggttagatagcatcatcaacacaatggagatgagtttgagcaaactccaggagacaggggaggacagagaagcctggcatgctgcagaccatggatgacaaagagtcagacatgacttagcaattaaacaacaactcaTCCTCAAGTTCAGTTTGAAAAATAGGCAGAAAAGTTTCAGGCCAGCCAAGCTTGAGCCCTAAACCAAAGTTGAAGGGGCCTGTTTTTCTAAGAATACAGCCACTCCACCAGGACCACCAGCTTAGAGGAGAGGGGCAGGGGTGTCATAATGGGGGCCTCTGAGACATTTCCAATGGGATAGCTTGCCACAGATACATACCGGGATCCCTTTAGGGCTTCAAGGTCAGAACATAATTTGTGGCACCCTAGGGTGGAGAACACGGCCTTGTCCCAACAGTGACAGTGGTAGTGGAAGGCATGGCATGGCTGATGGCCTTGGCTGCACCTGGAAGGGCAAAACTCCAAGTGCTGCCTCCTAAATGAATATTGGTGGGTCCTTCCTGGGTGCCAAAGGGCAACTGACATTTGGTAAACATGAGACTGGGCCCACACGTGCAGACTGACTACGTCAGAGGAGCCCGTTCTGCCCATTTAAGAAAGCCATACCTCACAGGTCACAAGTAGATCATGAAAACACGTGTAACTGAGATTTTGCCCAATTGaaccattttattttgtaataggtGCTCATTAAGTTGAGAGATAATGttcatactctttttaaaaaaattatttgactgtgccgggtcttagctgtggcatgtgggatctagttccctgaccaaggattgaacccttaagagcacggagtcttaaacactggaccaccaaggaagccctcaacTGAATCATTTTAAACCGTCACTAGGAACTGCTGAGTAAAGTCTCCCTTACAGGAGCTGGGTAGCCTGCCCCAGAACTTTTTGGGCCTGACCACAGGGTAGGCCCAATGGCTTTCTGTTGGTATAGAAAGAACCAGGGAATTTGCCCTGGGAGCCTCTCACAATCAAATGGAAGGGAATTCCAGGCAAACAACCACAGTCCTTCAACCCTTAGGTGAGGTCATTCAGAGGCAACTGTCGTGCACTGGGCCCCAGAAGCACTTGATGCACTAAGCCCCCTAACTACTCTTCTTAACACATAATCCACCTCCCCTTCCAGGGCTTTCTGTGATCACCTCCAACATAAACTGCTTGTACCTAATCCTGTCTCAGGCACTCCTCCTTAGGGATCCACACCAACTCACCACATTGTAGTAGAGGAAGCAAGTGCTACCATCCAAACGAGGCATATAAGGAGAGAGGGGATAAGAAGGACAAGAGGTGGAGACCTCCCAAGAAGCCTCCTGAGGACATACTTGACCATGAAGGCTCAGACACCCAACTCAGGGTAGTAGAGGAGCAGATGTGCATTAatgaaactcacagaaacagaaggtGAAATCACACATTCGGTGcttttaattcaaaatgaaaacaacatcATCAGACCTCTAGCATCCACCTGACACCACCTTCTCTCCCCATAGACTGCTGGTGGGCATGGGCTGGGCTCAAAAGGAGTTATGGAACCTCTCTGCTGAACTACACTCACACCTCTGTGAACTGTGGTAGGGCTGGACACTGACAAACAAAATCCCTGATGATGGTACCTAAGTAGGTGCAAAGGCAGAGGCCAGCTCCCCAACTCTGGAAGTCTCAAGAGACCCCTTTTGCACTCCGATGACTATGGGTTTTGAAGAAGAAAGTGGGCTGAGTTCCAAGTAGCTCTTCCTTACTACCCCAGCACTAGGGACTGGTGGACTGGGGGCTGGCTGGCAGGGATGGGAAAAACGGGGCCAAGGACAAGCAGGGCTGGCCCAATGCGGAGGTCTGAATAAGCCACAAGGCAGCTCCAGGCACAGGATGTTCTGTGATTCCACCTCTCTACCCCCTCCCCAGACCCCTTTTCTGCCAGCTTGTCCCATCCATTTGTCCTGGGTGTGGCAGCACGCCAGAGCTGAGAGCAGGctgggaaggaggaggcagatgCCAAATTTTACCTGACTGTGTGTCCCTTTAACACCATCTCCTTGACCTTGTGAGGACTCCCATCCCAGTGTGGGTCAGTGGGACCAGGCAGCACTGAATTCTTTCTCTAGACCCTGGACAAACTGGTCATTGAGGAAGAGCAGCTGACCATGGGGCAGGAAGCGAGTGAGGATGCCCTCGATGCAGTCAGCCCTCAGCAGGAGGTTGGCACCTCCTGGGACTAGCAGTCGGAGGTGGTCAAGGAGAAGGCGAGCCAGCAATCGAAGTGTGCTCTCCACCAGCAGCAGGTTCTCGTGAGTATCCAGCACCAGGGCAAAGCCTATAGAGAGCACGCCTAGCCACACCACTGTCCGAGGCTCCTGGAAAGGGTCCCCTGGCGCCAGGCGGAAGGCCCCACATGGGGCCTCATGAAGGGCAACTGGGTCATCTGAGGACTGGGGCTGCAGGTCCACAGCATGCCGGCCACACGCCTGCTGCTGCAGCTGGTACATGGACTCCACCTGCCTATGGAAAATAGGTG belongs to Bos indicus isolate NIAB-ARS_2022 breed Sahiwal x Tharparkar chromosome 13, NIAB-ARS_B.indTharparkar_mat_pri_1.0, whole genome shotgun sequence and includes:
- the AP5S1 gene encoding AP-5 complex subunit sigma-1 yields the protein MVHAFLIHTLRAAKAEEGLCRVLYSCFFGAENSPNDSQPHSAERDRLLRKEQILAVARQVESMYQLQQQACGRHAVDLQPQSSDDPVALHEAPCGAFRLAPGDPFQEPRTVVWLGVLSIGFALVLDTHENLLLVESTLRLLARLLLDHLRLLVPGGANLLLRADCIEGILTRFLPHGQLLFLNDQFVQGLEKEFSAAWSH